One Paralichthys olivaceus isolate ysfri-2021 chromosome 21, ASM2471397v2, whole genome shotgun sequence genomic window carries:
- the tbc1d24 gene encoding TBC1 domain family member 24 → MAEEDYGSFVDWNQTGDLAKSGGPTKVDCKDLKEFKQMARQGYWAKNHKLRAQVYQQLIKGIPCRTVTPDAEVYRDIMGNSATKKPSSHIPLPEFVDGIPLPRYCLKSEAVASAHQIINCVAGQFPDISHCPSLPAVTSLLLHFSVDEAQCFEHVSRILACNEPGKRLLDQTFLAYESGCMTFGDLANKYCTAAHKLIVATAQDVMEVYSDWQRWVLGDLPFSHVVRVLDVYLVEGYKILYRVAIALLKFYCKQKVGAQGGQQQQDSSKVRADIQAFVKGIASTVTPEKLLEKAFSIRLFSRKEITLLQLTNEKSLQQKGITVKQKRRNVQLALNPDTFSSEIVSAKEMRDIWSWIPERFALCQPQLLFTTSTHGCSLNRFYSHCEGYEPTLLLIRTTDGDVCGAFLSTDWEERKRGGNKLSFFGTGECFVFRLKPEIERYEWVVIRHPELASSIRVQGEDDTASSEGQNSDNNSLQQPQKPAGELSPFLSARHFNLNSKNTSMFMAGNFDSIIIGGGEGNALYIDSELNHGRTGRCTTFDNPPLCAESFQVSLLEVWGFQDAMAS, encoded by the exons ATGGCTGAAGAAGACTATGGCAGCTTTGTGGACTGGAACCAAACGGGGGATCTGGCCAAGAGTGGTGGGCCCACCAAGGTAGACTGCAAAGACCTGAAAGAGTTTAAGCAGATGGCCCGTCAGGGTTACTGGGCCAAAAACCACAAACTACGGGCACAAGTCTACCAGCAGCTTATTAAAGGTATTCCCTGTCGTACAGTCACCCCTGATGCAGAGGTGTATCGTGACATCATGGGAAATTCAGCCACTAAGAAACCTTCCTCCCACATCCCGCTACCAGAGTTTGTGGATGGTATTCCTTTGCCACGGTACTGCCTGAAGTCAGAGGCAGTAGCCTCAGCTCATCAGATTATCAACTGCGTGGCTGGACAGTTTCCAGATATCTCCCACTGCCCGTCACTTCCGGCTGTTACTTCTTTGCTCCTGCACTTCAGTGTGGACGAGGCTCAGTGTTTTGAGCACGTCAGCCGCATACTGGCCTGCAACGAGCCAGGCAAGCGGCTGCTGGACCAGACTTTCCTGGCCTATGAGTCGGGATGCATGACGTTTGGTGACCTGGCCAACAAGTACTGCACAGCTGCCCACAAATTGATCGTAGCCACAGCCCAGGATGTGATGGAAGTCTACTCAGACTGGCAACGCTGGGTGCTTGGAGACCTGCCTTTCAGCCATGTTGTCAGGGTGCTGGACGTCTACCTAGTGGAGGGCTATAAGATTCTCTACCGTGTGGCTATAGCTTTGCTCAAGTTCTACTGTAAGCAGAAAGTGGGAGCCCAAGggggccagcagcagcaggattcaAGCAAAGTCAGGGCGGACATTCAAGCTTTCGTCAAGGGCATTGCCTCCACCGTCACACCTGAGAAGCTGCTAGAGAAAGCCTTCTCCATCCGACTGTTTAGCCGCAAGGAGATCAccctgctgcagctcacaaaTGAAAAGTCCTTGCAGCAGAAGGGAATCACTGTCAAACAGAAGCG GCGGAACGTGCAGCTGGCCCTTAACCCAGACACCTTCTCCTCTGAGATCGTCAGCGCCAAGGAAATGCGAGACATCTGGTCGTGGATCCCTGAGCGCTTTGCCCTGTGTCAACCACAACTCCTCTTCACCACCTCCACTCATGGTTGCAGCCTGAACAG ATTCTACTCACATTGTGAAGGCTATGAACCCACTCTGCTCCTCATTCGGACCACCGATGGTGAC GTATGTGGAGCCTTCCTATCCACAGACTGGGAGGAGCGGAAGAGAGGAGGCAACAAATTGAGTTTCTTTGGCACAGGGGAATGCTTCGTCTTTAGG TTGAAGCCAGAGATTGAGCGCTATGAGTGGGTGGTGATCCGCCACCCGGAGCTGGCCTCCTCCATCAGGGTGCAGGGTGAAGACGACACAGCGTCCTCTGAGGGCCAGAACTCTGACAACAACAGCTTACAGCAGCCACAGAAACCTGCAGGAGAACTGTCGCCCTTCCTCTCCGCTCGCCACTTCAACCTTAACTCCAAGAATACTTCCATGTTCATGGCTGGAAACTTTGACTCCATCATCATAG GGGGAGGTGAAGGCAACGCTCTTTACATTGACTCAGAACTGAACCATGGGCGCACTGGCAGATGTACCACCTTTGACAACCCGCCCCTGTGTGCAGAGAGCTTCCAAGTTTCACTGCTGGAAGTTTGGGGTTTCCAGGATGCCATGGCTTCATaa